In a single window of the Syntrophales bacterium genome:
- a CDS encoding NAD-dependent epimerase — translation MRKILVTGAAGFIGFHLAKRLLNSGDTVVGIDNLNSYYDVNLKKARLAILETYTNFHFSKMDIANRQDMERLFHPNTPDKTERGDMDKLGLSVQKQVKTTRTNKFVHATNQPNAPDTPDYVVHLAAQAGVRYSLENPHAYVDSNLVGFTNILEGCRHNKVKHLVFASSSSVYGANTSMPFSIHHNVDHPISLYAATKKANELMAHAYASLYNIPCTGLRFFTVYGPWGRPDMAMFLFTKAVLEGKPIDVFNHGEMKRDFTYIDDIIEGVVRIIDKIPQPDPCWNGDEPDPGTSFAPYKLYNIGNNNPVQLMEFINLLEERLGKTAQKNFLPMQPGDVPATYADVDDLMKDVGFKPKTPIKEGIKKFVEWYKEYYFTDNP, via the coding sequence ATGAGAAAAATCTTAGTCACAGGCGCCGCCGGCTTTATCGGGTTCCATTTAGCTAAAAGGCTATTAAATAGTGGCGATACCGTCGTCGGCATCGACAACCTGAACAGTTACTACGATGTCAACCTGAAAAAAGCACGCCTTGCCATTCTCGAAACATACACGAACTTTCATTTCTCTAAAATGGATATAGCCAACCGGCAGGACATGGAAAGACTTTTCCACCCAAACACACCAGACAAAACAGAAAGGGGTGACATGGACAAACTCGGTTTGTCCGTGCAAAAACAAGTAAAAACGACACGGACAAATAAATTTGTCCATGCCACCAATCAACCAAACGCACCAGATACACCAGACTATGTCGTCCATTTAGCCGCTCAGGCAGGAGTTCGTTATTCCCTGGAAAATCCCCACGCGTATGTCGACAGCAATCTCGTCGGTTTCACAAATATCCTTGAAGGGTGCAGGCACAATAAAGTCAAACATCTTGTTTTTGCCTCGTCGAGTTCCGTCTACGGTGCAAACACCAGTATGCCCTTCTCGATTCATCATAACGTTGATCACCCAATCAGCCTCTATGCCGCAACTAAAAAGGCAAACGAACTGATGGCACATGCCTATGCAAGCCTTTACAATATTCCGTGTACTGGACTCAGGTTCTTCACCGTATACGGCCCCTGGGGAAGACCCGACATGGCCATGTTTTTGTTCACTAAGGCTGTCCTGGAAGGGAAACCGATAGATGTGTTCAACCATGGCGAAATGAAAAGGGATTTTACTTACATAGATGACATTATAGAAGGCGTTGTCAGGATAATTGACAAGATTCCGCAGCCGGATCCTTGCTGGAACGGAGATGAGCCTGACCCCGGCACAAGCTTCGCCCCTTATAAACTCTATAACATAGGCAACAACAACCCCGTACAATTGATGGAATTTATCAATCTGCTGGAAGAGCGCCTCGGCAAAACGGCTCAGAAAAACTTTCTTCCCATGCAACCCGGAGATGTGCCGGCAACCTATGCCGACGTGGACGATTTAATGAAAGACGTGGGCTTCAAACCGAAAACCCCGATAAAAGAAGGCATCAAGAAATTTGTGGAGTGGTATAAGGAATATTATTTTACTGATAATCCTTGA